A stretch of the Photobacterium toruni genome encodes the following:
- the ftnA gene encoding non-heme ferritin produces MLAKAMVENLNEQINLEFFSSNLYLQMSAWCEDKGFEGAAAFLRVHAAEEMQHMQRLFTYVSETGALPILGTIEAPKHQFASLGNVFRETYEHEQLITKKINELAHVAFSTQDYSTFNFLQWYVSEQHEEEKLFKGILDKLELVGEDGKALFFIDKDLAAMAKGESVPTSVMDSQA; encoded by the coding sequence ATGTTAGCCAAGGCAATGGTTGAAAATCTTAATGAGCAAATTAATTTAGAGTTCTTTTCTTCAAATTTATACCTGCAGATGAGCGCATGGTGTGAAGACAAAGGTTTTGAAGGTGCCGCTGCGTTCTTGCGTGTACATGCCGCTGAAGAGATGCAACATATGCAACGCTTGTTTACTTATGTGAGTGAAACTGGGGCGCTACCTATTTTAGGTACCATCGAAGCACCAAAACATCAGTTTGCTTCACTTGGTAATGTATTCCGTGAAACGTATGAACACGAACAACTGATCACTAAAAAAATTAATGAATTAGCGCATGTTGCATTTTCTACTCAAGATTATTCAACTTTTAATTTTTTACAGTGGTATGTATCAGAACAACACGAAGAAGAAAAACTATTTAAAGGTATTTTAGATAAACTTGAGTTAGTTGGTGAAGATGGTAAAGCACTCTTCTTTATTGATAAAGATTTAGCTGCGATGGCTAAAGGTGAATCTGTACCAACATCGGTAATGGACTCACAAGCTTAA
- a CDS encoding mechanosensitive ion channel family protein, translating into MDQFLIWLSSLEKGASVHWMYNIGLLLLLSTLLWGGWLLLSRRLATIANKTHLIWDDALIDAVRAPVSLCIWVWPGLMALGIMVDNITTYSSGFLASLRHLLLIGIFIWIVMRLITNIEQTILDNRPHRDATTVTAISKILRLLVMVLSSLIVMQNFGLSLSGLLTFGGVGGLVVGMAAKDLLANFFGGMMIYFDRPFKVGDWIRSPDRQIEGTIERIGFRMTVIRTFDKRPLYVPNSVFSSVVVENASRMQNRRIKQSVGLRYCDAAVVDLVVDDIKIMLQNHADIETRQTLIVSFDTYGPSSLNILVYTFTKTVDWVKYKAVQQDVMLKIVKIVHAHGADFAFPTTTLDMPTAAVTALTAIDNRQQA; encoded by the coding sequence ATGGATCAATTTTTAATCTGGCTGTCATCACTTGAAAAAGGCGCGTCTGTTCATTGGATGTATAACATTGGCCTGTTGCTACTGTTAAGTACATTATTATGGGGTGGGTGGTTATTACTTTCACGCCGATTAGCAACGATAGCAAATAAAACCCATCTAATTTGGGATGATGCTTTAATTGATGCGGTTCGAGCGCCAGTTTCATTATGTATTTGGGTATGGCCCGGATTGATGGCATTAGGGATCATGGTCGATAATATTACGACCTATTCCAGTGGTTTTTTAGCATCGCTACGCCATTTATTATTGATCGGGATCTTTATTTGGATTGTGATGCGGTTGATCACCAATATTGAACAGACCATTTTAGATAATCGCCCCCATCGTGATGCCACCACTGTTACCGCTATTTCAAAAATATTGCGCTTATTGGTAATGGTGCTGAGTAGTTTAATTGTAATGCAGAACTTCGGTTTGAGTTTGTCGGGGTTATTGACCTTTGGTGGAGTCGGTGGCTTAGTTGTTGGTATGGCCGCTAAGGATCTACTGGCAAATTTCTTTGGTGGAATGATGATTTATTTTGATCGCCCGTTTAAGGTGGGTGATTGGATCCGTAGCCCTGATCGCCAAATAGAAGGTACGATCGAACGGATTGGATTTCGAATGACAGTGATCCGTACCTTTGATAAGCGCCCACTGTATGTGCCAAACTCAGTCTTTAGTTCTGTAGTGGTTGAGAATGCTTCACGAATGCAGAACCGACGAATAAAACAAAGTGTCGGTTTGCGTTACTGCGATGCGGCAGTTGTGGATCTGGTGGTTGATGATATTAAAATCATGCTTCAAAACCATGCTGATATTGAAACGCGTCAAACCTTGATCGTCAGTTTTGATACTTATGGACCATCGTCATTGAATATCTTGGTATACACCTTTACTAAAACTGTTGATTGGGTTAAATACAAAGCAGTACAACAAGATGTGATGCTGAAGATTGTTAAGATTGTGCATGCGCATGGGGCTGACTTTGCGTTCCCAACAACGACGTTAGATATGCCCACCGCTGCGGTTACGGCATTAACGGCTATTGATAATCGTCAACAAGCTTGA
- a CDS encoding BaiN/RdsA family NAD(P)/FAD-dependent oxidoreductase: MANKYDVVIIGAGAAGLMCAATAGKRGRSVLVLDHGKKPGRKILISGGGRCNFTNNDVAAHNYVCRNPHFVKSALSQYSQWDFIGLVCQHGIDYEEREHGQLFCLDSAKDIVKMLVAECDLPNISLRYQTDISTITQRETGFSLNVNGETISCESLVVATGGLSMPKLGATPLGYQIAEQFGLKMVSTTAGLVPFTLHKQDKDAFEELSGIAVPAVITTEDGTSFKENLLFTHRGLSGPVVLQISSYWLPGQKVSIDLLPMLNLAETLIELREQHPNQSLKNTLSRLLPKRLIEVLITRGDITDKPLKQLNHKEFEQLAAYFHQWNIAPNGTEGYRTAEVTLGGVDTDELSSKTMESKKISGLFFAGEVMDVSGWLGGYNFQWAWSSGYVAGQNV; the protein is encoded by the coding sequence ATGGCAAACAAATATGATGTAGTAATTATTGGTGCAGGTGCTGCCGGCTTAATGTGTGCCGCTACGGCTGGTAAGCGCGGACGTTCAGTGCTGGTGCTTGATCACGGTAAAAAGCCGGGTCGTAAAATCTTAATCTCAGGTGGCGGTCGTTGTAACTTCACCAATAATGATGTTGCTGCTCATAATTATGTTTGCCGTAATCCTCATTTTGTTAAATCTGCATTGTCACAATATAGTCAGTGGGATTTTATTGGCTTAGTGTGTCAACACGGCATTGATTATGAAGAGCGTGAGCATGGGCAATTGTTTTGTCTCGACTCAGCGAAAGACATTGTCAAAATGTTGGTGGCAGAATGTGATTTACCTAATATCAGTTTACGTTATCAAACTGATATTAGTACTATCACCCAACGAGAGACAGGCTTTAGTTTAAATGTAAATGGTGAAACGATCAGTTGTGAATCGCTGGTGGTGGCGACAGGGGGCTTGTCGATGCCTAAATTGGGTGCAACCCCATTAGGTTATCAAATTGCCGAGCAGTTTGGCTTAAAAATGGTGTCAACCACTGCAGGTTTAGTACCATTTACCTTACATAAGCAAGATAAAGACGCTTTTGAAGAATTATCGGGCATCGCTGTACCCGCCGTGATTACGACTGAGGATGGTACTAGCTTTAAAGAGAATTTATTATTTACTCATCGTGGTTTATCGGGCCCTGTCGTTCTACAAATTTCATCGTATTGGTTACCAGGACAAAAGGTGAGTATTGATTTGTTGCCAATGCTTAATTTAGCTGAAACCTTAATTGAATTACGTGAGCAGCATCCAAATCAGAGCCTTAAAAACACCTTATCGCGGCTGCTACCTAAGCGTTTAATTGAAGTGTTAATTACGCGTGGTGATATTACCGATAAACCGTTAAAACAGCTTAATCATAAAGAATTTGAGCAGTTAGCAGCCTATTTCCATCAATGGAATATTGCGCCTAATGGTACTGAAGGTTACCGCACTGCAGAAGTAACCTTAGGTGGGGTTGATACTGATGAGTTGTCATCAAAAACGATGGAATCTAAAAAGATCTCTGGATTATTTTTTGCTGGTGAAGTGATGGATGTTAGTGGCTGGCTCGGCGGTTATAATTTCCAGTGGGCATGGAGTTCTGGTTATGTTGCGGGTCAAAATGTGTGA
- a CDS encoding universal stress protein, whose translation MVYKHIIAAIDLSEDSAYLVNKAAKLAQSLDAKLSLVHIDVDYADLYTGLIDINLAEMHERAESDAQNRLHELASNAGYPVAHTLVGSGDLSEEICSAIKDLNVDLVICGHHQDFWSKILSSTRQLISRTPVDLLIVPLK comes from the coding sequence ATGGTTTATAAACATATTATCGCTGCTATCGATCTTTCTGAAGACAGCGCCTATCTCGTCAATAAAGCTGCCAAATTAGCACAATCATTGGATGCAAAACTATCACTGGTTCACATCGATGTTGACTATGCTGATCTCTATACGGGTTTAATTGATATTAACTTAGCAGAAATGCACGAACGTGCTGAGAGCGATGCTCAAAATAGATTACATGAGCTTGCAAGTAATGCTGGTTATCCTGTTGCTCACACCTTAGTCGGGAGTGGCGATTTAAGTGAAGAAATTTGCAGTGCGATCAAAGATCTTAATGTTGATTTAGTTATCTGTGGTCATCATCAAGATTTCTGGAGTAAAATTTTATCATCAACACGTCAACTAATTAGTCGTACACCAGTTGATTTATTGATCGTACCGCTAAAATAA
- the cspE gene encoding transcription antiterminator/RNA stability regulator CspE encodes MSTTGIVKWFNEEKGFGFITQDNGGADVFVHFRAIASEGFKTLAEGQKVSFEVEQGQKGLQAANVVAL; translated from the coding sequence ATGTCTACTACTGGTATCGTTAAGTGGTTCAACGAAGAGAAAGGTTTCGGTTTCATTACTCAAGACAATGGCGGTGCTGACGTATTCGTTCACTTCCGTGCAATCGCTTCTGAAGGTTTCAAAACTCTTGCTGAAGGCCAAAAAGTGTCTTTTGAAGTAGAGCAAGGCCAAAAAGGTCTTCAAGCTGCAAACGTTGTAGCTTTATAA
- the uspB gene encoding universal stress protein UspB — MISGDALLVAIFVVATVNTCRYISTLRSLLVVMRDCDPLLYQQVDGRGFFSSQGNVSKQIRLFHYIRSQQYKKHHDPLFMAKCMKVRKLFVLASTFMITFFVAIFAVAFLGL, encoded by the coding sequence ATGATCAGTGGTGATGCACTTTTGGTTGCGATTTTTGTAGTAGCAACAGTTAATACTTGTCGATATATCAGTACACTACGCTCTTTATTGGTTGTAATGAGAGATTGTGATCCTTTGCTATATCAACAGGTTGATGGGCGCGGTTTTTTTTCATCTCAAGGTAATGTGAGTAAACAGATCCGCCTATTTCATTACATTCGTAGTCAGCAGTATAAGAAACATCACGATCCGTTATTTATGGCTAAGTGCATGAAAGTACGTAAATTGTTTGTACTAGCCAGTACTTTTATGATCACTTTTTTTGTGGCTATTTTCGCGGTGGCTTTTCTCGGACTTTAA
- a CDS encoding carboxylate/amino acid/amine transporter, with protein sequence MRYLSIITLLWAFSFSLIGVYLAGQVDAWFSVLTRVCLAAVVFLPFLRTKHLQPKLALKLMVVGAFQLGLMYCFYYQSFLYLTVPEVLLFTIFTPIYVTLIYDALHKQFSPWYLLSAVIAVIGAAVIKFEGINQHFIIGFFIVQGANLCFAIGQVGYKRIIEQEQADIPQHTVFGWFYLGAVCVAVPMYLLFGNSAKLPTTPLQWGILVYLGVIASGVGYFIWNKGATLVNAGALAIMNNALVPAGLIVNIVIWNHNVDYPRLIIGGGIILSSLWFNETWVKNKVTAQRQTQNSSL encoded by the coding sequence ATGCGATACTTATCGATAATAACCCTATTATGGGCATTTTCATTTAGCTTAATTGGCGTTTATCTTGCAGGCCAAGTTGATGCTTGGTTTTCAGTATTAACCCGTGTGTGTTTGGCCGCTGTCGTTTTTTTGCCGTTTTTACGAACCAAACATCTACAGCCAAAACTTGCTCTTAAATTAATGGTAGTCGGCGCATTTCAACTTGGCTTAATGTATTGTTTTTACTATCAATCATTTTTGTATTTAACCGTACCAGAAGTGCTATTATTTACAATTTTCACGCCCATTTATGTCACCCTTATTTATGATGCATTACATAAACAATTTTCACCTTGGTATCTATTAAGTGCGGTGATCGCTGTAATTGGCGCGGCAGTAATTAAATTTGAGGGAATCAATCAACACTTCATTATTGGCTTTTTCATTGTTCAAGGTGCAAACCTGTGTTTTGCGATTGGACAAGTTGGTTATAAACGTATTATTGAGCAAGAGCAGGCTGATATTCCGCAACATACCGTATTTGGCTGGTTTTATTTAGGGGCGGTATGTGTCGCTGTGCCAATGTATTTATTGTTTGGTAATAGTGCCAAACTACCAACAACGCCATTGCAATGGGGAATTTTAGTTTACCTTGGTGTGATTGCTTCAGGGGTAGGCTATTTTATTTGGAATAAAGGCGCGACATTAGTCAATGCTGGCGCATTAGCGATCATGAATAATGCTCTAGTGCCCGCAGGGTTAATCGTCAATATTGTGATCTGGAATCATAATGTCGATTATCCTCGGTTAATTATTGGTGGCGGAATTATTTTATCATCATTATGGTTTAACGAAACTTGGGTGAAAAATAAAGTCACAGCTCAACGCCAGACACAAAACTCATCGTTATAG